A genomic window from Klebsiella quasipneumoniae subsp. quasipneumoniae includes:
- the ruvX gene encoding Holliday junction resolvase RuvX: MSGTFLGFDFGTKSIGVAVGQRITATARPLPALKAQDGKPDWNIIEKLLKEWQPEAVIVGLPLNMDGTEQPLTARARNFANKIHGRFGVAILLHDERLSTVEARAGLFEHGGYRALNKGSVDSASAVVILESYFEQSF; the protein is encoded by the coding sequence ATGAGCGGAACCTTTCTCGGCTTTGATTTCGGGACGAAAAGCATCGGTGTGGCGGTGGGGCAACGCATCACCGCCACCGCCCGGCCACTGCCGGCGCTGAAGGCGCAGGACGGTAAACCGGACTGGAATATCATCGAAAAACTGCTTAAGGAGTGGCAGCCTGAGGCGGTGATCGTCGGCCTGCCGCTGAATATGGACGGCACCGAGCAACCGTTGACGGCGCGCGCACGTAATTTCGCCAATAAAATTCATGGCCGCTTTGGCGTCGCGATCCTTCTCCACGATGAACGTCTGAGTACGGTTGAGGCCCGGGCGGGCCTGTTCGAACACGGCGGCTATCGGGCGCTGAATAAAGGCAGCGTCGATTCGGCCTCTGCGGTGGTCATTCTGGAAAGCTACTTCGAGCAGAGCTTTTAA
- a CDS encoding LuxR C-terminal-related transcriptional regulator — MINLNGNSSSSRQVTFITHPSIQSKAFASYLSETLMAPVVLQNINKPLAQRLAKDSVILFDIAVSNKKLNGVWRDIIRLQLDNPRLLIINSAQKYELYEMAQWPALYGVFRHDDDESRLIEGVKAVLNGEQTAELSVMHPAMYAADHTSAPVENSPLTERECEILNELRCGATNLDIARALFISENTVRTHLYNVFRKLSVKNRTQAVSWANEHLRH, encoded by the coding sequence GTGATTAATTTAAATGGAAATTCATCATCTTCTCGTCAGGTTACATTTATTACCCACCCTTCAATCCAGAGTAAAGCCTTTGCCAGCTATCTCAGCGAAACCCTGATGGCACCGGTAGTTTTACAAAATATTAATAAACCGCTGGCGCAGCGTCTGGCGAAAGACTCTGTAATATTATTTGATATCGCCGTTTCAAATAAGAAATTAAACGGGGTGTGGCGAGATATTATTCGGCTGCAGTTAGATAATCCCCGCTTGCTGATTATCAACAGCGCGCAAAAGTATGAGTTATACGAAATGGCGCAGTGGCCGGCTTTATATGGCGTGTTCCGCCATGACGATGATGAATCGCGCTTAATTGAGGGCGTCAAGGCCGTGCTGAACGGCGAACAGACGGCTGAATTGAGCGTGATGCACCCGGCGATGTACGCTGCGGACCATACATCGGCGCCGGTTGAAAACTCGCCGCTGACCGAACGAGAATGCGAGATCCTCAACGAACTGCGCTGCGGCGCGACCAACCTGGATATTGCCCGCGCGCTGTTTATCAGCGAGAACACGGTGCGGACGCACCTGTATAACGTGTTCCGTAAGCTGAGCGTTAAGAATCGCACCCAGGCGGTGAGCTGGGCTAACGAACATCTGCGCCACTAG
- a CDS encoding YggS family pyridoxal phosphate-dependent enzyme: MNDIAHNLAQVRDKISGAAARCGRAPEEVTLLAVSKTKPASAIEEAIAAGQRAFGENYVQEGVEKINHFQQAGVSGLQWHFIGPLQSNKSRLVAEHFDWCHTVDRLKIATRLNEQRPAHLPPLKVLIQINISDEQSKSGIPLEALDALAAEIAELPHLELRGLMAIPAPESEYVRQFAVAQQMAVAFARLKTRYPTVDTLSLGMSDDMEAAIAAGSTMVRIGTAIFGARDYSK; this comes from the coding sequence ATGAACGATATTGCGCATAACCTGGCACAGGTCCGGGACAAAATCTCCGGTGCCGCCGCCCGTTGCGGGCGTGCGCCAGAAGAAGTGACATTGCTTGCAGTGAGTAAAACGAAACCTGCGAGCGCGATCGAAGAAGCCATCGCGGCAGGCCAGCGGGCATTTGGTGAAAACTACGTCCAGGAGGGCGTGGAGAAGATTAACCATTTCCAGCAGGCAGGCGTCAGCGGTCTGCAGTGGCACTTTATTGGCCCCCTGCAGTCCAACAAAAGCCGGCTGGTGGCCGAACATTTTGACTGGTGCCACACCGTCGATCGGTTGAAAATCGCCACCCGCCTGAACGAGCAGCGCCCGGCGCATTTACCGCCGCTGAAGGTACTGATTCAAATCAACATTAGCGATGAGCAGAGTAAATCCGGCATCCCGCTGGAAGCGCTCGATGCCTTGGCGGCGGAGATCGCTGAGTTACCTCATCTGGAGCTGCGCGGCCTGATGGCGATCCCCGCGCCTGAGTCAGAATATGTAAGGCAGTTTGCCGTCGCCCAGCAAATGGCGGTAGCATTTGCGCGGTTAAAAACGCGGTACCCCACGGTCGATACGTTGTCTCTGGGAATGTCGGACGATATGGAAGCCGCTATCGCGGCGGGAAGCACAATGGTGCGCATCGGCACGGCCATTTTTGGTGCGCGCGACTACAGCAAATAA
- the rsmE gene encoding 16S rRNA (uracil(1498)-N(3))-methyltransferase yields MRIPRIHHPERLIVGSLIALSDDAANHVGRVLRMTAGQHLQLFDGSNQVFDAVITEAGKKNVAVEVLSGEPDDRESPLHIHLGQVMSRGEKMEFTIQKSIELGVSLITPLFSERCGVKLDAERLQKKIQQWQKIAIAACEQSGRNVVPEIRPAMQLEEWCAEQDSGLKLNLHPRASASINTLPLPVERVRLLIGPEGGLSAEEIAMTAKYQFTDILLGPRVLRTETTALTAITALQVRFGDLG; encoded by the coding sequence ATGCGCATTCCTCGCATCCATCATCCAGAACGCCTCATTGTCGGCAGCCTGATCGCGTTGAGCGATGACGCGGCCAACCACGTCGGCCGCGTCCTGCGCATGACCGCTGGTCAGCACCTTCAGCTCTTCGACGGCAGTAACCAGGTGTTTGACGCCGTCATCACCGAGGCCGGTAAGAAAAACGTCGCAGTTGAAGTCCTCAGTGGCGAACCCGACGATCGGGAATCGCCGCTGCATATCCATTTAGGCCAGGTGATGTCCCGCGGCGAAAAAATGGAATTCACCATCCAGAAATCGATCGAACTCGGGGTAAGCCTCATAACGCCACTGTTTTCCGAGCGCTGCGGCGTTAAACTGGACGCCGAACGTTTGCAGAAAAAGATCCAGCAGTGGCAGAAAATCGCTATTGCCGCCTGCGAACAGAGCGGTCGTAACGTGGTACCGGAAATTCGTCCGGCGATGCAGCTGGAGGAGTGGTGCGCCGAGCAGGACAGCGGGCTGAAGCTCAACCTGCACCCGCGCGCCAGCGCCAGCATTAACACGCTGCCGCTGCCGGTTGAACGCGTCCGTCTGCTGATTGGCCCGGAAGGCGGGCTGTCGGCTGAAGAGATAGCGATGACCGCGAAATACCAGTTTACTGATATCCTGTTGGGACCGCGCGTTCTGCGTACAGAGACTACTGCGCTCACCGCCATCACCGCCCTGCAGGTGCGTTTTGGCGACTTAGGTTGA
- the hemW gene encoding radical SAM family heme chaperone HemW — MANLPPLSLYIHIPWCVQKCPYCDFNSHALKGEVPHDDYVQHLLNDLRADAQYAQGREIGTIFIGGGTPSLLSGPAMQTLLDGVRACLPLAAGAEITMEANPGTVEADRFVDYQRAGVNRISIGVQSFSEPKLQRLGRIHGPEEAKRAARLASGLGLRSFNLDLMHGLPDQSLEEALDDLRQAIALNPPHLSWYQLTIEPNTLFGSRPPVLPDDDALWDIFEQGHQLLSAAGYQQYETSAYAKPGYQCQHNLNYWRFGDYLGIGCGAHGKITFPDGRILRTAKTRHPRGYMEGRYLERQHDVEEADKPFEFFMNRFRLLEAAPRAEFRRYTGLDEAAIRPQLDAAIAQGYLQEDEQNWQITEHGKLFLNSLLELFLSE, encoded by the coding sequence ATGGCTAATTTGCCGCCGCTGAGTCTCTATATCCATATTCCCTGGTGCGTGCAGAAATGCCCGTACTGCGACTTTAATTCGCATGCGCTGAAAGGCGAAGTGCCGCACGATGACTACGTCCAGCATCTGCTGAACGATCTGCGGGCCGATGCGCAGTATGCCCAGGGACGGGAAATAGGCACCATTTTTATCGGCGGCGGTACGCCGAGCCTGCTGTCCGGCCCGGCCATGCAAACCCTGCTCGATGGCGTCCGCGCCTGCCTGCCGCTGGCCGCCGGGGCGGAAATCACCATGGAAGCCAACCCGGGCACCGTGGAGGCCGATCGCTTCGTGGATTACCAGCGCGCCGGGGTGAATCGCATCTCCATCGGCGTACAAAGCTTTAGCGAACCGAAGCTGCAGCGGCTGGGGCGGATCCACGGCCCGGAAGAGGCCAAACGCGCGGCACGCCTCGCCAGCGGCCTGGGCCTGCGCAGTTTCAATCTCGACCTGATGCACGGTTTGCCGGACCAGTCTCTGGAGGAGGCGCTGGACGATCTGCGTCAGGCCATTGCTCTCAACCCGCCGCATCTCTCGTGGTACCAGCTGACCATTGAGCCGAACACCTTGTTCGGCTCCCGGCCGCCGGTGCTGCCGGATGACGACGCGCTATGGGATATTTTCGAGCAGGGGCATCAGCTGCTGAGCGCCGCCGGCTACCAGCAGTACGAGACTTCCGCTTACGCCAAACCGGGCTATCAGTGTCAGCATAATCTCAACTACTGGCGCTTTGGCGACTACCTTGGCATCGGCTGCGGCGCGCACGGCAAGATAACCTTCCCGGACGGGCGCATTCTGCGTACCGCCAAAACCCGCCACCCGCGCGGCTATATGGAAGGCCGCTACCTCGAACGTCAGCATGATGTGGAAGAGGCGGATAAACCGTTTGAGTTCTTTATGAACCGTTTTCGCCTGCTGGAGGCCGCGCCGCGCGCGGAATTCCGCCGTTATACCGGTCTTGATGAAGCGGCGATCCGTCCGCAGCTGGACGCGGCGATAGCTCAGGGCTATCTGCAGGAAGACGAGCAGAACTGGCAGATCACCGAGCATGGAAAGCTGTTTTTAAATTCTCTTCTCGAACTATTCCTTAGCGAATAA
- a CDS encoding type IV pilus twitching motility protein PilT, with amino-acid sequence MKLEEIVALSVKHNVSDLHLCNSAAPRWRRQGKLESAPFPAPDIADLLNDWLDAAQFQHWQEHGQIDFALTLACGSRLRASAFAHTRGISLVLRLLPVQCPRLETLGAPPALSELLAEESGLLLVTGATGSGKSTTLAAMVGHLNQHLDGHILTLEDPVEFIHHSERCLIQQREIGRHCPSFSAALRVALRQDPDVILLGELRDSETIRLALTAAETGHLVMATLHTRGAAPAVERLIDVFPAEEKDQVRSQLAGSLCAVLAQKLLPARQGGRVALYELLVNTPAVANLIREGKVHQLPGVMQTGMQAGMLTFTQSFQQRVAAGQL; translated from the coding sequence ATGAAGCTGGAAGAAATCGTAGCCCTTAGTGTAAAGCATAATGTCTCCGATCTACACCTGTGCAATTCCGCCGCACCGCGCTGGCGGCGGCAGGGCAAGCTGGAGTCCGCTCCCTTTCCCGCGCCGGATATCGCGGATTTACTCAACGACTGGCTCGATGCCGCACAGTTCCAGCACTGGCAGGAGCACGGCCAGATTGACTTTGCGCTGACTCTGGCCTGCGGTTCGCGGCTACGCGCCAGCGCTTTCGCCCATACGCGCGGAATATCGCTGGTGCTGCGTCTGCTGCCCGTCCAGTGCCCGCGTCTGGAGACGCTGGGCGCGCCGCCTGCGCTAAGCGAGCTGCTGGCGGAAGAGAGTGGCCTGCTGCTGGTCACCGGGGCGACGGGCAGCGGCAAGTCGACTACCCTGGCGGCGATGGTCGGGCATCTCAACCAGCATCTTGATGGCCATATTCTGACGTTGGAGGATCCGGTGGAGTTTATTCATCACAGCGAGCGCTGCCTGATCCAGCAGCGGGAGATTGGCCGTCACTGTCCTTCGTTCTCCGCGGCGCTTCGGGTGGCGCTGCGCCAGGATCCGGATGTGATCCTGCTTGGGGAGTTACGCGACAGCGAAACCATCCGTCTGGCGTTGACGGCTGCGGAAACCGGGCATCTGGTGATGGCGACATTACACACCCGCGGCGCGGCGCCGGCGGTGGAGAGATTGATCGATGTCTTTCCGGCAGAGGAGAAAGATCAGGTTCGGAGTCAGCTGGCCGGAAGCCTGTGCGCGGTGCTGGCGCAAAAATTATTACCCGCACGTCAGGGCGGCAGAGTTGCGCTATACGAGCTTCTGGTCAATACGCCGGCGGTGGCGAATTTGATCCGCGAAGGAAAAGTGCACCAGCTGCCCGGTGTTATGCAGACCGGGATGCAGGCCGGAATGCTGACATTTACCCAGAGTTTTCAGCAACGTGTGGCCGCAGGCCAGCTGTAA
- a CDS encoding YqgE/AlgH family protein, with protein MNLQHHFLIAMPALQDPIFRRSVVYICEYNDEGAMGIIINKPLENLQVEGILEKLKIVPEPRNPEIRLDKPVMLGGPLAEDRGFILHTPPSDFSSSIRISDNTVITTSRDVLETLGTDRQPGNVLVALGYSSWEKGQLEQEILDNAWLTAPADQNILFRTPIADRWREAAKLIGIDIVTMPGVAGHA; from the coding sequence ATGAATTTACAGCATCACTTTCTGATTGCCATGCCTGCGCTTCAGGACCCCATTTTCCGCCGCTCCGTGGTCTATATCTGCGAGTATAACGACGAGGGTGCCATGGGCATTATTATCAATAAGCCGCTGGAAAATCTGCAGGTGGAAGGGATCCTTGAGAAGCTCAAAATTGTCCCGGAGCCGCGTAATCCGGAGATCCGCCTGGATAAACCGGTGATGCTGGGCGGCCCGCTGGCGGAAGACCGCGGCTTTATTTTACATACCCCGCCCTCTGACTTTTCCTCAAGCATCCGTATCTCGGATAACACGGTGATCACCACCTCGCGGGATGTCCTCGAAACCTTAGGCACCGACCGGCAGCCGGGCAACGTGCTGGTTGCGCTGGGCTACTCCTCGTGGGAGAAAGGGCAGCTGGAGCAGGAGATTTTAGATAATGCCTGGCTCACCGCCCCGGCGGACCAGAATATTCTTTTCCGTACGCCCATCGCCGATCGCTGGCGCGAGGCGGCTAAACTGATTGGCATCGACATCGTGACGATGCCAGGCGTCGCGGGGCATGCATGA
- a CDS encoding TRAP transporter large permease encodes MDSYIALTLFGAFFILVCIGVPISFAIGIATVGSMLLMFPWDIAVITVSQRLANGLDNFALLAIPFFIFAGTLMNSGGIAIRLINLAQVMVGRVPGSLGHVNVLANMMFGSISGSAVAAAAAVGGTLNPIQTQKGYDPTFSTAVNVSSCITGLLIPPSNVLIVFSLTAGGVSVASLFMAGYLPGILMGLAIMLVCGCIAKRRGYPVSERPTCAQAAKAFFDALPSLLLVIIVMGGILGGIFTATEASAIAVVYTFILSVLIYREVKWRDLPKLILESVVMTSIVLLLIGFSVGMSWAMTNADIPYMISDALMGVSENPVVILLLINIVLLIVGIFMDMTPAVLIFTPIFLPIAEDLGMNPVHFGIMMVANLCIGLLTPPVGSALFVGCSISGVKIQRLIKPLLPFYAALLIALMMIVYIPPISLFIPQLLGLM; translated from the coding sequence ATGGATAGCTATATTGCACTGACGCTGTTTGGCGCTTTCTTTATTCTGGTTTGTATTGGCGTTCCCATCTCCTTCGCCATCGGTATCGCTACCGTTGGTTCGATGCTGCTGATGTTTCCCTGGGATATCGCGGTGATTACCGTGTCTCAACGCCTGGCGAACGGGCTTGATAACTTCGCGCTGCTGGCCATCCCCTTTTTTATCTTTGCCGGAACCCTGATGAACAGCGGCGGGATTGCCATACGTTTAATCAATCTTGCGCAGGTGATGGTCGGACGCGTGCCGGGCTCTCTGGGCCACGTCAACGTGCTGGCCAATATGATGTTCGGCTCGATTTCCGGTTCAGCCGTCGCCGCCGCCGCGGCGGTAGGCGGGACGCTGAATCCCATTCAGACGCAGAAAGGCTACGATCCGACCTTTTCCACAGCGGTAAACGTCTCATCCTGCATCACGGGTCTGCTTATTCCGCCGTCAAACGTCCTGATCGTCTTTTCCCTGACCGCAGGCGGCGTCTCGGTAGCCTCGCTGTTTATGGCCGGCTATTTGCCGGGCATCCTGATGGGCCTGGCTATTATGCTGGTCTGCGGCTGCATCGCTAAACGCCGCGGCTATCCGGTTTCCGAACGGCCGACCTGCGCCCAGGCGGCAAAGGCCTTTTTCGATGCTCTGCCCAGCCTGCTGCTGGTCATCATTGTGATGGGCGGGATCCTTGGCGGCATTTTTACCGCGACGGAAGCCTCTGCCATCGCCGTGGTCTACACCTTTATCCTGTCGGTACTGATCTATCGGGAAGTGAAGTGGCGCGATCTGCCGAAGCTGATTCTGGAATCGGTAGTCATGACCTCTATTGTGCTGCTGCTGATTGGCTTTTCGGTGGGCATGTCGTGGGCGATGACCAACGCCGACATTCCCTACATGATAAGCGATGCGCTAATGGGGGTGTCGGAAAACCCGGTGGTGATCCTGCTGTTGATAAATATCGTGCTGCTAATCGTCGGCATTTTTATGGATATGACCCCTGCGGTGCTGATTTTCACGCCGATATTTCTGCCCATTGCTGAGGATTTGGGCATGAACCCGGTTCATTTCGGCATCATGATGGTCGCTAACCTGTGCATCGGCCTGCTGACCCCACCGGTAGGCAGCGCGCTGTTTGTCGGCTGCTCCATTTCAGGAGTGAAAATTCAGCGGCTCATCAAACCGTTGCTGCCGTTCTACGCCGCCCTGCTGATCGCGCTGATGATGATTGTTTATATCCCGCCGATCTCGCTGTTTATTCCACAGCTGCTGGGGCTGATGTAG
- a CDS encoding XTP/dITP diphosphatase, translating into MQKVVLATGNAGKVRELASLLEDFGLDIVAQTELGVESAEETGLTFIENAILKARHAAQITGLPAIADDSGLAVDALGGAPGIYSARYAGVDASDQQNLEKLLDALQDVPDDQRQAQFHCVLVYLRHAEDPTPLVCHGSWPGVIARKAAGQGGFGYDPIFFVPSEGKTAAELSREEKSAISHRGQALKLLLEALRNG; encoded by the coding sequence ATGCAAAAAGTCGTCCTCGCTACCGGCAACGCCGGTAAAGTGCGCGAACTGGCCTCGCTGCTGGAAGATTTTGGTCTCGATATCGTCGCTCAGACCGAGCTGGGCGTCGAGTCTGCGGAAGAGACCGGCCTGACCTTTATTGAAAATGCGATTCTGAAGGCGCGTCATGCGGCGCAGATCACCGGCCTGCCGGCTATCGCCGACGATTCCGGTCTGGCCGTCGATGCCCTGGGCGGCGCGCCGGGCATCTACTCCGCCCGCTATGCCGGCGTCGACGCCAGCGACCAGCAGAACCTTGAGAAACTGCTCGACGCCCTGCAGGACGTGCCGGACGACCAGCGCCAGGCGCAATTCCACTGCGTACTGGTCTATCTGCGCCATGCCGAGGATCCCACGCCGCTGGTGTGCCACGGCAGCTGGCCTGGGGTGATCGCCCGGAAAGCCGCGGGTCAGGGCGGTTTCGGCTACGACCCGATCTTCTTCGTCCCGTCAGAAGGAAAAACTGCGGCCGAACTGAGCCGTGAAGAAAAGAGCGCTATTTCCCATCGCGGGCAGGCGCTGAAACTGTTACTGGAAGCATTACGTAATGGCTAA
- the yggU gene encoding DUF167 family protein YggU, whose amino-acid sequence MSAVESCADGLVLRLYIQPKASRDSIVGVHGDELKVAITAPPVDGQANAHLVKFLAKQFRVAKSQVLIEKGELGRHKQVKIIAPQQIPTAVAALTE is encoded by the coding sequence ATGAGTGCCGTTGAAAGCTGCGCTGACGGGCTGGTGCTGAGGCTGTATATTCAGCCGAAGGCCAGCCGCGACAGCATCGTGGGCGTGCATGGCGACGAGCTCAAAGTCGCCATTACCGCCCCGCCCGTTGATGGCCAGGCCAATGCCCATCTGGTTAAATTTCTCGCCAAACAGTTCCGCGTCGCCAAAAGCCAGGTACTGATTGAAAAAGGCGAGCTGGGCCGCCATAAGCAAGTTAAAATCATCGCCCCACAACAGATCCCGACTGCGGTCGCGGCGCTAACTGAATAA
- a CDS encoding TRAP transporter substrate-binding protein: MKKYPFSRSLVGIALLALLSAGAVAAEKVTLKLAHNLERSHVVHQALEEMSREVNQLSDGKMKIRIYPSSQMGSARETMELLQNGALDMTKGSASDLESFDNIYAIYNLPFLFNDQNHFNKVVFGEVGKEIMNSTKEKGFFALSAYVAGTRSFYAKKPITKPEDLKGLKIRVQASPTTLKMVELMGGSPTPISFGEVYTAMQQGVVDGAENNVPSWVQTRHIEIAKVFSEDEHASIPDFLVISSKTWDKLTPDQQHILIKAAKASEIYQQQLWRKIDADTRAQAKALGGEIVKVDKAPFRAAVQPLYDDFKKDPSQAALLAKFEAAAE; this comes from the coding sequence ATGAAAAAATACCCTTTTTCTCGTTCTCTGGTAGGTATAGCTTTGCTGGCCCTACTCTCCGCAGGGGCCGTCGCGGCTGAAAAAGTCACGTTAAAACTGGCTCATAACCTTGAGCGCAGCCATGTGGTGCATCAGGCGCTGGAGGAGATGTCCAGAGAGGTAAACCAGCTTTCTGACGGTAAGATGAAGATTCGTATTTACCCCAGTAGTCAGATGGGCAGCGCGCGCGAGACCATGGAGTTATTACAAAACGGCGCGCTGGATATGACCAAAGGTTCCGCCAGCGATCTGGAGTCCTTCGATAATATTTACGCCATTTATAATTTACCCTTCCTGTTTAACGACCAGAATCACTTCAATAAAGTCGTCTTCGGCGAGGTGGGCAAGGAAATAATGAACTCGACGAAAGAGAAAGGATTCTTTGCCCTTTCCGCTTATGTCGCCGGGACGCGAAGCTTTTATGCCAAAAAGCCCATTACTAAACCGGAAGATTTAAAAGGACTGAAGATCCGCGTCCAGGCCAGTCCGACAACGTTAAAAATGGTCGAATTAATGGGCGGTTCCCCGACCCCCATCTCCTTCGGTGAAGTTTATACCGCCATGCAGCAGGGGGTGGTGGACGGCGCGGAAAATAACGTTCCCTCCTGGGTGCAGACGCGCCATATCGAAATCGCGAAAGTATTCTCTGAAGATGAGCACGCCTCCATCCCTGACTTCCTCGTTATCTCCAGCAAAACCTGGGACAAGCTGACGCCGGATCAGCAGCACATTCTGATCAAAGCGGCGAAAGCCTCAGAGATTTATCAGCAACAGCTGTGGCGGAAGATCGATGCCGATACCCGCGCGCAGGCCAAAGCCCTGGGCGGAGAAATAGTCAAAGTAGATAAAGCGCCGTTCCGCGCCGCCGTGCAGCCGCTATACGATGACTTTAAAAAAGATCCCAGCCAGGCCGCCCTGCTGGCCAAATTTGAAGCTGCCGCGGAATAA
- a CDS encoding TRAP transporter small permease, whose translation MILNRIKLAVDRTIAAFSVAVMIALVVCVVWQVFSRYVLNQPSTLTDELARFLMIWVGLLGAAYTVGAQRHLAIDLLTMTLSPRRQALFSVIINLLILLFAGAVIVTGGVKLIAKTLSTAQVSAAMQIPMGYVYLILPLTGIMMMFYALCFISNGLKNIKHAE comes from the coding sequence ATGATACTTAACCGCATTAAGCTGGCGGTGGACCGCACCATCGCCGCCTTCTCTGTCGCTGTAATGATTGCGCTGGTTGTCTGCGTCGTCTGGCAGGTATTTAGCCGCTACGTGCTCAACCAGCCAAGCACCCTGACCGACGAGCTGGCGCGCTTCTTAATGATCTGGGTCGGGCTACTGGGCGCGGCCTATACCGTCGGCGCCCAGCGTCACCTGGCGATTGATTTACTCACCATGACGCTCTCTCCCCGCAGGCAGGCGCTTTTCAGCGTCATCATTAACCTGCTGATCCTGCTGTTTGCCGGCGCAGTGATTGTGACCGGCGGCGTAAAACTGATTGCAAAAACGCTGTCGACCGCCCAGGTCTCAGCCGCGATGCAGATCCCCATGGGCTACGTGTATCTGATCCTGCCGCTCACCGGCATCATGATGATGTTTTACGCATTGTGTTTTATCAGTAACGGCCTGAAAAACATCAAACATGCAGAATAA
- a CDS encoding YggT family protein, producing MKTLTFLLSTVIELYTMVVLLRVWMQWARCDFYNPFSQFVVKATQPIVGPLRRIIPAMGPIDSASLLVAFILCVIKAIVLFMVITFQPIIWISALLILLKTIGSLIFWVLLLMAIMSWVSQGRSPVEYVLMQLADPLLRPIRNLLPSMGGIDFSPMVLVLLLYVINMGIAEVLQATGNVLLPGLWMAL from the coding sequence ATGAAGACGTTGACTTTCCTGCTTTCAACGGTCATTGAGCTTTACACGATGGTCGTGTTGTTACGCGTCTGGATGCAGTGGGCGCGCTGCGACTTTTACAACCCGTTTTCGCAGTTTGTGGTAAAGGCCACGCAGCCGATTGTCGGGCCGCTGCGCCGGATTATCCCGGCAATGGGGCCGATTGACAGCGCCTCGCTGCTGGTGGCATTCATCCTCTGCGTCATCAAAGCGATCGTACTGTTTATGGTGATCACCTTCCAGCCGATCATCTGGATCTCCGCCCTGCTTATTCTGCTGAAAACCATCGGCTCGCTGATCTTCTGGGTGCTCCTGCTGATGGCGATCATGAGCTGGGTCAGCCAGGGACGCAGCCCGGTGGAGTATGTGCTGATGCAGCTGGCGGACCCGCTGCTGCGCCCTATCCGCAACCTGCTGCCGTCGATGGGCGGTATCGATTTCTCGCCGATGGTGCTGGTGCTGCTGCTGTACGTGATCAATATGGGTATCGCCGAGGTGCTGCAGGCCACCGGTAACGTACTGCTGCCGGGGCTGTGGATGGCGCTATGA
- the gshB gene encoding glutathione synthase: MIKLGIVMDPIATINIKKDTSFAMLLEAQRRGYELHYMEMNDLYLINGEARARTRTLSVEQNYDKWYDFTGEQDLPLADLDVILMRKDPPFDTEFIYATYILERAEEKGTLIVNKPQSLRDCNEKLFTAWFSELTPETLVTRNKAQLKAFWEKHGDIIMKPLDGMGGASIFRVKAGDPNLGVIAETLTELGSRYCMAQNYLPAIKDGDKRVLVVDGEPVPYCLARIPQGGETRGNLAAGGRGEARPLTESDWDIARRVGPTLQAKGLIFVGLDIIGDRLTEINVTSPTCVREIEAAFPDISITGMLMDAIERRLAR, translated from the coding sequence ATGATCAAGCTCGGCATCGTGATGGATCCCATCGCAACCATCAACATCAAGAAAGACACCAGCTTCGCTATGTTGCTGGAGGCGCAGCGTCGCGGCTATGAACTCCATTACATGGAGATGAACGACCTCTATTTGATCAACGGCGAAGCCCGCGCCCGGACGCGCACGCTGAGCGTCGAACAGAACTACGACAAATGGTATGACTTCACCGGCGAACAGGACCTGCCGCTGGCGGATCTTGACGTCATTCTGATGCGTAAGGATCCGCCGTTTGATACCGAATTTATTTATGCGACCTATATTCTGGAGCGAGCGGAAGAGAAAGGCACGCTTATCGTCAACAAGCCGCAGAGCCTGCGCGACTGTAACGAGAAGCTGTTCACCGCCTGGTTCTCCGAGCTGACCCCGGAAACGCTGGTCACCCGCAATAAAGCCCAGCTGAAAGCCTTCTGGGAAAAGCACGGCGATATCATCATGAAGCCGCTCGACGGCATGGGCGGCGCCTCTATTTTCCGCGTCAAAGCCGGCGATCCGAACCTTGGGGTTATCGCCGAGACGCTGACCGAGCTGGGCAGCCGCTACTGCATGGCGCAGAACTATCTGCCAGCCATTAAAGATGGCGACAAGCGCGTGCTGGTGGTGGATGGCGAGCCGGTGCCTTACTGCCTGGCGCGCATTCCGCAGGGCGGCGAGACCCGCGGCAATCTGGCCGCCGGCGGCCGCGGCGAAGCTCGCCCGCTAACCGAAAGCGACTGGGACATCGCCCGCCGCGTCGGCCCGACGCTGCAGGCCAAAGGTCTTATCTTCGTCGGCCTGGATATCATCGGCGACCGTCTGACGGAAATTAACGTCACCAGCCCCACCTGCGTACGTGAGATCGAAGCCGCCTTCCCGGATATTTCGATCACCGGCATGCTGATGGACGCTATTGAAAGACGTCTCGCCCGATAA